Proteins encoded together in one Osmerus eperlanus chromosome 20, fOsmEpe2.1, whole genome shotgun sequence window:
- the epb41a gene encoding protein 4.1 isoform X1 has translation MKERKAVAMTTDEAESQQKKPRQQGEPEAQDPGPSEPQEASPVTPQSPGSPSPEEEQLKPRTRTSAGRGLSRLFSSFLKRRSQCEGEAGEKDHKGEDEPKAPIADPEPELRLEGDAALDQHSVSSVEAQPVQVDQKEDPDTEKESEDEGEKEKDKEKGEDSEQEKEKEEDEESKPEGEAEGEGEGEGEGEEKAAEDEVKPPKAPRRPKIMQCKVTLLDDTLYECELDKHAKGQDLFSKVCDHLNLMERDYYGLAIWETPSMKTWMDFTKEIRRQVHGTTYDFTFNVKFYPPDPAQLSEDITRYFLCLQLRKDILASRLPCSFVTLALLGSYALQSELGEYDPEVHGTDYAKDLRLAQGQTKELEEKVMELHRTYRAMSPAQADMMFLENAKKLSMYGVDLHQAKDLDGVDIMLGVCSSGLMVYKDKLRINRFPWPKVLKVSYKRSSFFIKIRPSEMEQYESAIGFKLPNYKASKKLWKVCVEHHTFFRLTSTEVATTPRKFLALGSKFRYSGRTQAQTRQASSMIDRPAPLFQRSSSKRNSRSLDGAGGKYPPVLQFTRARTEEDDWFCLMDAGRFPPTLYPSVTTPLPPQTAGSFIKEPGEWREDSNITADASSSSFIFLSSNPRPAPSVLSQAKRQHRPINKPAQYREKPHVTTVTGTRSWTHPEFTEEDDWFVLLDRTPVRPLQVSRATRVWHVPVSGSARTPPRMVLKIIHNSPTKRIRFLEAPPKQTWVWISEDDWFGLLDHVCVIPLEVAPTRRAPPPAYPSAAPPPDTVPGTIRRASQRRRRAAEEGGGGGGANVRSSPWPADPVEDTLLQTLQDLWLCHQSVAQLQKQWRAVSHSLREKWEQAARQTGLVPGKDWGLETKRLALLEEEAGRLQQQVELELGGARKRTRALEEKIWQLQSYVQRQDDLWYILLDLDPPRPLTLPPVLVKDDWFELLDRSPPPEPGPSLIPTAMASTPDKNTRPVSAPIMTPVSPVEAAPSPVTSALPRGGERRQASTPTRRRSRSAERKAESRVAGSTKTHSPRPESTPDIKTVARRERRHAPAVTATNGERERKQSPRDRTSTEMVRVRKKRAKKLEGETIYIRHSNLMLEDLDKTQTEIMRHHTSISELKRSFMESVPDPRPSEWDKRLSTNSPFRTASINGQLQPDGVRTPTRSPAYRVVGGMSESPVMKTQTITISDVTNSVRGTIDNKEIPIVHTETKTITYESAQPVDSLAERDTGMLLSAQTITSETVSTTTTTQITKTVKGGISETRIEKRIVITGDTEIDHDKALAQAIKEAKEQHPDMSVTKVVVHQETEITPE, from the exons atgaaagagaggaaag ccgttGCCATGACGACAGACGAGGCAGAGAGCCAGCAGAAGAAACCGAGGCAGCAGGGAGAGCCGGAAGCGCAGGACCCTGGGCCCTCGGAGCCCCAGGAAGCCTCCCCCGTCACCCCCCAGAGCCCCGGCTCGCCCTCCCCCGAGGAGGAGCAGCTGAAGCCACGCACCCGCACCTCCGCCGGCCGGGGCCTCTCgcgcctcttctcctccttcctgaagAGGCGCTCACAGTGCGAGGGGGAGGCCGGAGAGAAGGACCACAAGGGGGAGGACGAGCCCAAGGCCCCCATTGCTGACCCGGAGCCGGAGCTGAGGCTGGAGGGCGACGCCGCGCTGGACCAGCACTCAGTCAGCAGTGTGGAGGCTCAG CCTGTCCAGGTAGACCAGAAGGAAGACCCTGACACTGAGAAAGAGTCAGAGGAcgagggggaaaaggagaaagacaaggagaaaggagaggacagtgagcaggagaaggagaaggaggaggacgaggagtccAAGCCGGAGGGAGAGgccgaaggagagggagaaggagagggagagggagaagagaaggctGCAGAGGACGAAGTCAAACCTCCCAAAGCCCCCCGTCGACCCAAGATCATGCAGTGCAAAGTCACATTGCTGGACGACACTCTGTATGAGTGTGAGCTGGAC AAACATGCCAAGGGCCAGGATCTCTTCTCCAAGGTGTGTGACCATCTTAATCTTATGGAGAGGGACTACTATGGCCTGGCCATCTGGGAGACACCCTCCATGAAG ACCTGGATGGACTTCACCAAGGAGATCCGCAGACAAGTGCATG gcactACCTATGACTTTACCTTCAATGTGAAGTTCTACCCTCCTGACCCCGCCCAGCTCTCTGAAGACATCACCAG GTACTTTCTGTGTCTGCAGCTGCGTAAGGACATCCTGGCCAGCAGGCTGCCCTGCTCCTTCGTCACGCTGGCCCTGCTGGGCTCCTACGCCCTGCAGTCGGAGCTGGGGGAGTACGACCCCGAGGTGCACGGGACGGACTACGCCAAGGACCTGCGCCTGGCTCAGGGCCAGaccaaggagctggaggagaaggtgatGGAGCTGCACCGCACATACAG GGCGATGAGTCCAGCGCAGGCAGACATGATGTTCCTGGAGAATGCCAAGAAACTCTCCATGTACGGGGTGGACCTTCACCAGGCTAAG gacCTGGATGGGGTGGACATCATGCTGGGAGTGTGTTCCAGTGGTCTGATGGTTTATAAGGACAAGCTGAGGATCAATCGTTTCCCCTGGCCCAAAGTCCTCAAGGTTTCATACAAACGCAGCAGCTTCTTCATCAAGATTCGTCCCTCAGAG ATGGAACAGTATGAAAGCGCCATTGGCTTCAAACTGCCAAACTACAAGGCCTCCAAGAAGCTTTGGAAAGTTTGTGTGGAGCATCATACCTTCTTCAG GCTGACATCCACCGAGGTGGCTACTACTCCCAGGAAGTTCCTGGCGCTGGGCTCCAAGTTCCGCTACAGCGGCCGGACCCAGGCCCAGACACGCCAGGCCAGCTCCATGATCGACAGGCCGGCCCCGCTGTTCCAGCGCTCGTCCAGCAAGAGAAACTCCAGGAGTCttgatggag CCGGAGGTAAGTATCCTCCTGTACTTCAGTTCACCCGAGCGAGGACAGAAGAGGACGACTGGTTCTGTTTAATGGATGCTGGACGGTTTCCACCCACCCTCTACCCCTCTG tgaccACTCCCCTGCCGCCTCAAACTGCCGGTTCATTCATAAAAGAGccaggagagtggagggaggattCCAACATCACGGCagacgcctcctcctcctccttcatcttcctctcctccaacccACGCCCTGCTCCCTCAG TCTTGTCTCAAGCCAAGCGGCAGCACCGTCCAATCAACAAACCAGCACAGTACAGAGAAAAACCTCACGTCACCACGGTAACAGGGACGAGGAGCTGGACACATCCAGAATTCACAGAGGAGGATGATTGGTTTGTGTTGCTGGATCGCACCCCGGTGCGCCCCCTACAGGTCTCGAGAG CCACTCGGGTCTGGCATGTCCCAGTGTCAGGCTCTGCTCGCACCCCTCCCAGAATGGTGCTGAAGATCATTCATAACTCTCCCACCAAGAGAATCAGGTTTCTTGAAGCCCCACCTAAACAGACATGGGTGTGGATCTCAGAAGATGATTGGTTTGGGCTATTGGACCATGTCTGTGTGATCCCTCTTGAAG TCGCCCCTACGAGGAGAGCCCCACCTCCGGCCTATCCCAGCgccgctcctcctcctgacaCGGTACCAGGTACCATCCGCAGGGCCTCCCAGCGGAGGCGGCGGGCtgcagaggaaggggggggaggtggtggtgcgAATGTAAGGAGCAGCCCGTGGCCTGCAGACCCGGTGGAGGACACACTGCTCCAGACCCTGCAGGACCTGTGGCTGTGTCACCAGAGCGTCGCTCAGCTGCAGAAGCAGTGGAGGGCTGTGAGCCACAGCCTCAGGGAGAAGTGGGAGCAGGCTGCCCGGCAGACAGGCCTGGTCCCGGGGAAGGACTGGGGCCTGGAGACCAAGAGGCTGGccttgctggaggaggaggctggcaggctgcagcagcaggtggagctggagctgggcgGGGCCAGGAAGAGGACTAGGGCTCTGGAGGAGAAGATTTGGCAGCTCCAATCCTACGTTCAGAGGCAGGATGACCTCTGGTATATCCTGCTCGACCTTGACCCTCCCAGACCTCTCACCTTACCTCCAG TGTTAGTAAAGGATGACTGGTTTGAGTTGTTGGAtcgctctcctccaccagagcccGGCCCTTCCCTGATTCCCACAG CCATGGCATCCACCCCGGATAAGAACACCCGCCCCGTCAGCGCCCCCATCATGACCCCTGTGTCCCCAGTGGAGGCGGCCCCCTCCCCCGTGACCTCCGCTCTGCCGCGGGGCGGGGAGCGCCGGCAGGCCTCCACCCCGACGAGACGGCGGTCTCGCTCTGCGGAGAGGAAGGCTGAGAGCCGTGTGGCTGGCTCCACCaagacacacagccccaggcCTGAGTCCACCCCAGACATCAAg ACGGTGGCCAGGAGAGAGCGGAGACACGCCCCCGCTGTCACAGCCACCAacggagaaagggaaagaaag CAGTCGCCCCGAGACAGAACCAGCACGGAGATGGTGCGAGTGAGGAAG AAAAGAGCTAAGAAACTTGAGGGTGAAACTATTTATATCAGACATAGCAATTTAATGTTGGAG gaTCTGGATAAGACCCAGACAGAAATCATGCGTCACCACACCAGCATCAGTGAGCTGAAAAGGAGCTTCATGGAGTCCGTGCCAGACCCCAGGCCCAGCGAGTGGGACAAACGCCTGTCCACCAACTCACCGTTCCGCACCGCCAGCATCAACGGCCAGCTGCAGCCGGACGGG gtgaGGACACCCACCCGTTCACCTGCATACAGAGTAGTTGGTGGCATGTCAGAG AGCCCTGTGATGAAGACGCAAACCATCACTATCTCTGACGTCACCAACTCGGTGCGAGGCACAATAGACAACAAAGAGATCCCCATTGTGCACACCGAGACCAAGACCATCACATACGAGTCAGCACAG CCCGTGGACAGCCTGGCAGAGCGGGACACTGGGATGTTGCTAAGTGCCCAGACCATCACCTCAGAGACAGttagcaccaccaccaccacgcagATCACCAAG ACAGTGAAAGGAGGGATATCAGAGACTCGCATCGAGAAGAGGATTGTCATcactggagacactgagatcGATCATGATAAG GCTCTGGCTCAGGCCATAAAGGAGGCCAAGGAGCAGCATCCAGACATGTCTGTCACCAAAGTGGTCGTGCACCAGGAAACAGAGATCACTCCAGAGTAG
- the epb41a gene encoding protein 4.1 isoform X13, with protein MKERKAVAMTTDEAESQQKKPRQQGEPEAQDPGPSEPQEASPVTPQSPGSPSPEEEQLKPRTRTSAGRGLSRLFSSFLKRRSQCEGEAGEKDHKGEDEPKAPIADPEPELRLEGDAALDQHSVSSVEAQPVQVDQKEDPDTEKESEDEGEKEKDKEKGEDSEQEKEKEEDEESKPEGEAEGEGEGEGEGEEKAAEDEVKPPKAPRRPKIMQCKVTLLDDTLYECELDKHAKGQDLFSKVCDHLNLMERDYYGLAIWETPSMKTWMDFTKEIRRQVHGTTYDFTFNVKFYPPDPAQLSEDITRYFLCLQLRKDILASRLPCSFVTLALLGSYALQSELGEYDPEVHGTDYAKDLRLAQGQTKELEEKVMELHRTYRAMSPAQADMMFLENAKKLSMYGVDLHQAKDLDGVDIMLGVCSSGLMVYKDKLRINRFPWPKVLKVSYKRSSFFIKIRPSEMEQYESAIGFKLPNYKASKKLWKVCVEHHTFFRLTSTEVATTPRKFLALGSKFRYSGRTQAQTRQASSMIDRPAPLFQRSSSKRNSRSLDGAMASTPDKNTRPVSAPIMTPVSPVEAAPSPVTSALPRGGERRQASTPTRRRSRSAERKAESRVAGSTKTHSPRPESTPDIKKRAKKLEGETIYIRHSNLMLEDLDKTQTEIMRHHTSISELKRSFMESVPDPRPSEWDKRLSTNSPFRTASINGQLQPDGSPVMKTQTITISDVTNSVRGTIDNKEIPIVHTETKTITYESAQPVDSLAERDTGMLLSAQTITSETVSTTTTTQITKTVKGGISETRIEKRIVITGDTEIDHDKALAQAIKEAKEQHPDMSVTKVVVHQETEITPE; from the exons atgaaagagaggaaag ccgttGCCATGACGACAGACGAGGCAGAGAGCCAGCAGAAGAAACCGAGGCAGCAGGGAGAGCCGGAAGCGCAGGACCCTGGGCCCTCGGAGCCCCAGGAAGCCTCCCCCGTCACCCCCCAGAGCCCCGGCTCGCCCTCCCCCGAGGAGGAGCAGCTGAAGCCACGCACCCGCACCTCCGCCGGCCGGGGCCTCTCgcgcctcttctcctccttcctgaagAGGCGCTCACAGTGCGAGGGGGAGGCCGGAGAGAAGGACCACAAGGGGGAGGACGAGCCCAAGGCCCCCATTGCTGACCCGGAGCCGGAGCTGAGGCTGGAGGGCGACGCCGCGCTGGACCAGCACTCAGTCAGCAGTGTGGAGGCTCAG CCTGTCCAGGTAGACCAGAAGGAAGACCCTGACACTGAGAAAGAGTCAGAGGAcgagggggaaaaggagaaagacaaggagaaaggagaggacagtgagcaggagaaggagaaggaggaggacgaggagtccAAGCCGGAGGGAGAGgccgaaggagagggagaaggagagggagagggagaagagaaggctGCAGAGGACGAAGTCAAACCTCCCAAAGCCCCCCGTCGACCCAAGATCATGCAGTGCAAAGTCACATTGCTGGACGACACTCTGTATGAGTGTGAGCTGGAC AAACATGCCAAGGGCCAGGATCTCTTCTCCAAGGTGTGTGACCATCTTAATCTTATGGAGAGGGACTACTATGGCCTGGCCATCTGGGAGACACCCTCCATGAAG ACCTGGATGGACTTCACCAAGGAGATCCGCAGACAAGTGCATG gcactACCTATGACTTTACCTTCAATGTGAAGTTCTACCCTCCTGACCCCGCCCAGCTCTCTGAAGACATCACCAG GTACTTTCTGTGTCTGCAGCTGCGTAAGGACATCCTGGCCAGCAGGCTGCCCTGCTCCTTCGTCACGCTGGCCCTGCTGGGCTCCTACGCCCTGCAGTCGGAGCTGGGGGAGTACGACCCCGAGGTGCACGGGACGGACTACGCCAAGGACCTGCGCCTGGCTCAGGGCCAGaccaaggagctggaggagaaggtgatGGAGCTGCACCGCACATACAG GGCGATGAGTCCAGCGCAGGCAGACATGATGTTCCTGGAGAATGCCAAGAAACTCTCCATGTACGGGGTGGACCTTCACCAGGCTAAG gacCTGGATGGGGTGGACATCATGCTGGGAGTGTGTTCCAGTGGTCTGATGGTTTATAAGGACAAGCTGAGGATCAATCGTTTCCCCTGGCCCAAAGTCCTCAAGGTTTCATACAAACGCAGCAGCTTCTTCATCAAGATTCGTCCCTCAGAG ATGGAACAGTATGAAAGCGCCATTGGCTTCAAACTGCCAAACTACAAGGCCTCCAAGAAGCTTTGGAAAGTTTGTGTGGAGCATCATACCTTCTTCAG GCTGACATCCACCGAGGTGGCTACTACTCCCAGGAAGTTCCTGGCGCTGGGCTCCAAGTTCCGCTACAGCGGCCGGACCCAGGCCCAGACACGCCAGGCCAGCTCCATGATCGACAGGCCGGCCCCGCTGTTCCAGCGCTCGTCCAGCAAGAGAAACTCCAGGAGTCttgatggag CCATGGCATCCACCCCGGATAAGAACACCCGCCCCGTCAGCGCCCCCATCATGACCCCTGTGTCCCCAGTGGAGGCGGCCCCCTCCCCCGTGACCTCCGCTCTGCCGCGGGGCGGGGAGCGCCGGCAGGCCTCCACCCCGACGAGACGGCGGTCTCGCTCTGCGGAGAGGAAGGCTGAGAGCCGTGTGGCTGGCTCCACCaagacacacagccccaggcCTGAGTCCACCCCAGACATCAAg AAAAGAGCTAAGAAACTTGAGGGTGAAACTATTTATATCAGACATAGCAATTTAATGTTGGAG gaTCTGGATAAGACCCAGACAGAAATCATGCGTCACCACACCAGCATCAGTGAGCTGAAAAGGAGCTTCATGGAGTCCGTGCCAGACCCCAGGCCCAGCGAGTGGGACAAACGCCTGTCCACCAACTCACCGTTCCGCACCGCCAGCATCAACGGCCAGCTGCAGCCGGACGGG AGCCCTGTGATGAAGACGCAAACCATCACTATCTCTGACGTCACCAACTCGGTGCGAGGCACAATAGACAACAAAGAGATCCCCATTGTGCACACCGAGACCAAGACCATCACATACGAGTCAGCACAG CCCGTGGACAGCCTGGCAGAGCGGGACACTGGGATGTTGCTAAGTGCCCAGACCATCACCTCAGAGACAGttagcaccaccaccaccacgcagATCACCAAG ACAGTGAAAGGAGGGATATCAGAGACTCGCATCGAGAAGAGGATTGTCATcactggagacactgagatcGATCATGATAAG GCTCTGGCTCAGGCCATAAAGGAGGCCAAGGAGCAGCATCCAGACATGTCTGTCACCAAAGTGGTCGTGCACCAGGAAACAGAGATCACTCCAGAGTAG
- the epb41a gene encoding protein 4.1 isoform X4, with amino-acid sequence MKERKAVAMTTDEAESQQKKPRQQGEPEAQDPGPSEPQEASPVTPQSPGSPSPEEEQLKPRTRTSAGRGLSRLFSSFLKRRSQCEGEAGEKDHKGEDEPKAPIADPEPELRLEGDAALDQHSVSSVEAQPVQVDQKEDPDTEKESEDEGEKEKDKEKGEDSEQEKEKEEDEESKPEGEAEGEGEGEGEGEEKAAEDEVKPPKAPRRPKIMQCKVTLLDDTLYECELDKHAKGQDLFSKVCDHLNLMERDYYGLAIWETPSMKTWMDFTKEIRRQVHGTTYDFTFNVKFYPPDPAQLSEDITRYFLCLQLRKDILASRLPCSFVTLALLGSYALQSELGEYDPEVHGTDYAKDLRLAQGQTKELEEKVMELHRTYRAMSPAQADMMFLENAKKLSMYGVDLHQAKDLDGVDIMLGVCSSGLMVYKDKLRINRFPWPKVLKVSYKRSSFFIKIRPSEMEQYESAIGFKLPNYKASKKLWKVCVEHHTFFRLTSTEVATTPRKFLALGSKFRYSGRTQAQTRQASSMIDRPAPLFQRSSSKRNSRSLDGAGGKYPPVLQFTRARTEEDDWFCLMDAGRFPPTLYPSVTTPLPPQTAGSFIKEPGEWREDSNITADASSSSFIFLSSNPRPAPSVLSQAKRQHRPINKPAQYREKPHVTTVTGTRSWTHPEFTEEDDWFVLLDRTPVRPLQVSRATRVWHVPVSGSARTPPRMVLKIIHNSPTKRIRFLEAPPKQTWVWISEDDWFGLLDHVCVIPLEVAPTRRAPPPAYPSAAPPPDTVPGTIRRASQRRRRAAEEGGGGGGANVRSSPWPADPVEDTLLQTLQDLWLCHQSVAQLQKQWRAVSHSLREKWEQAARQTGLVPGKDWGLETKRLALLEEEAGRLQQQVELELGGARKRTRALEEKIWQLQSYVQRQDDLWYILLDLDPPRPLTLPPVLVKDDWFELLDRSPPPEPGPSLIPTAMASTPDKNTRPVSAPIMTPVSPVEAAPSPVTSALPRGGERRQASTPTRRRSRSAERKAESRVAGSTKTHSPRPESTPDIKTVARRERRHAPAVTATNGERERKQSPRDRTSTEMVRVRKKRAKKLEGETIYIRHSNLMLEDLDKTQTEIMRHHTSISELKRSFMESVPDPRPSEWDKRLSTNSPFRTASINGQLQPDGSPVMKTQTITISDVTNSVRGTIDNKEIPIVHTETKTITYESAQPVDSLAERDTGMLLSAQTITSETVSTTTTTQITKTVKGGISETRIEKRIVITGDTEIDHDKALAQAIKEAKEQHPDMSVTKVVVHQETEITPE; translated from the exons atgaaagagaggaaag ccgttGCCATGACGACAGACGAGGCAGAGAGCCAGCAGAAGAAACCGAGGCAGCAGGGAGAGCCGGAAGCGCAGGACCCTGGGCCCTCGGAGCCCCAGGAAGCCTCCCCCGTCACCCCCCAGAGCCCCGGCTCGCCCTCCCCCGAGGAGGAGCAGCTGAAGCCACGCACCCGCACCTCCGCCGGCCGGGGCCTCTCgcgcctcttctcctccttcctgaagAGGCGCTCACAGTGCGAGGGGGAGGCCGGAGAGAAGGACCACAAGGGGGAGGACGAGCCCAAGGCCCCCATTGCTGACCCGGAGCCGGAGCTGAGGCTGGAGGGCGACGCCGCGCTGGACCAGCACTCAGTCAGCAGTGTGGAGGCTCAG CCTGTCCAGGTAGACCAGAAGGAAGACCCTGACACTGAGAAAGAGTCAGAGGAcgagggggaaaaggagaaagacaaggagaaaggagaggacagtgagcaggagaaggagaaggaggaggacgaggagtccAAGCCGGAGGGAGAGgccgaaggagagggagaaggagagggagagggagaagagaaggctGCAGAGGACGAAGTCAAACCTCCCAAAGCCCCCCGTCGACCCAAGATCATGCAGTGCAAAGTCACATTGCTGGACGACACTCTGTATGAGTGTGAGCTGGAC AAACATGCCAAGGGCCAGGATCTCTTCTCCAAGGTGTGTGACCATCTTAATCTTATGGAGAGGGACTACTATGGCCTGGCCATCTGGGAGACACCCTCCATGAAG ACCTGGATGGACTTCACCAAGGAGATCCGCAGACAAGTGCATG gcactACCTATGACTTTACCTTCAATGTGAAGTTCTACCCTCCTGACCCCGCCCAGCTCTCTGAAGACATCACCAG GTACTTTCTGTGTCTGCAGCTGCGTAAGGACATCCTGGCCAGCAGGCTGCCCTGCTCCTTCGTCACGCTGGCCCTGCTGGGCTCCTACGCCCTGCAGTCGGAGCTGGGGGAGTACGACCCCGAGGTGCACGGGACGGACTACGCCAAGGACCTGCGCCTGGCTCAGGGCCAGaccaaggagctggaggagaaggtgatGGAGCTGCACCGCACATACAG GGCGATGAGTCCAGCGCAGGCAGACATGATGTTCCTGGAGAATGCCAAGAAACTCTCCATGTACGGGGTGGACCTTCACCAGGCTAAG gacCTGGATGGGGTGGACATCATGCTGGGAGTGTGTTCCAGTGGTCTGATGGTTTATAAGGACAAGCTGAGGATCAATCGTTTCCCCTGGCCCAAAGTCCTCAAGGTTTCATACAAACGCAGCAGCTTCTTCATCAAGATTCGTCCCTCAGAG ATGGAACAGTATGAAAGCGCCATTGGCTTCAAACTGCCAAACTACAAGGCCTCCAAGAAGCTTTGGAAAGTTTGTGTGGAGCATCATACCTTCTTCAG GCTGACATCCACCGAGGTGGCTACTACTCCCAGGAAGTTCCTGGCGCTGGGCTCCAAGTTCCGCTACAGCGGCCGGACCCAGGCCCAGACACGCCAGGCCAGCTCCATGATCGACAGGCCGGCCCCGCTGTTCCAGCGCTCGTCCAGCAAGAGAAACTCCAGGAGTCttgatggag CCGGAGGTAAGTATCCTCCTGTACTTCAGTTCACCCGAGCGAGGACAGAAGAGGACGACTGGTTCTGTTTAATGGATGCTGGACGGTTTCCACCCACCCTCTACCCCTCTG tgaccACTCCCCTGCCGCCTCAAACTGCCGGTTCATTCATAAAAGAGccaggagagtggagggaggattCCAACATCACGGCagacgcctcctcctcctccttcatcttcctctcctccaacccACGCCCTGCTCCCTCAG TCTTGTCTCAAGCCAAGCGGCAGCACCGTCCAATCAACAAACCAGCACAGTACAGAGAAAAACCTCACGTCACCACGGTAACAGGGACGAGGAGCTGGACACATCCAGAATTCACAGAGGAGGATGATTGGTTTGTGTTGCTGGATCGCACCCCGGTGCGCCCCCTACAGGTCTCGAGAG CCACTCGGGTCTGGCATGTCCCAGTGTCAGGCTCTGCTCGCACCCCTCCCAGAATGGTGCTGAAGATCATTCATAACTCTCCCACCAAGAGAATCAGGTTTCTTGAAGCCCCACCTAAACAGACATGGGTGTGGATCTCAGAAGATGATTGGTTTGGGCTATTGGACCATGTCTGTGTGATCCCTCTTGAAG TCGCCCCTACGAGGAGAGCCCCACCTCCGGCCTATCCCAGCgccgctcctcctcctgacaCGGTACCAGGTACCATCCGCAGGGCCTCCCAGCGGAGGCGGCGGGCtgcagaggaaggggggggaggtggtggtgcgAATGTAAGGAGCAGCCCGTGGCCTGCAGACCCGGTGGAGGACACACTGCTCCAGACCCTGCAGGACCTGTGGCTGTGTCACCAGAGCGTCGCTCAGCTGCAGAAGCAGTGGAGGGCTGTGAGCCACAGCCTCAGGGAGAAGTGGGAGCAGGCTGCCCGGCAGACAGGCCTGGTCCCGGGGAAGGACTGGGGCCTGGAGACCAAGAGGCTGGccttgctggaggaggaggctggcaggctgcagcagcaggtggagctggagctgggcgGGGCCAGGAAGAGGACTAGGGCTCTGGAGGAGAAGATTTGGCAGCTCCAATCCTACGTTCAGAGGCAGGATGACCTCTGGTATATCCTGCTCGACCTTGACCCTCCCAGACCTCTCACCTTACCTCCAG TGTTAGTAAAGGATGACTGGTTTGAGTTGTTGGAtcgctctcctccaccagagcccGGCCCTTCCCTGATTCCCACAG CCATGGCATCCACCCCGGATAAGAACACCCGCCCCGTCAGCGCCCCCATCATGACCCCTGTGTCCCCAGTGGAGGCGGCCCCCTCCCCCGTGACCTCCGCTCTGCCGCGGGGCGGGGAGCGCCGGCAGGCCTCCACCCCGACGAGACGGCGGTCTCGCTCTGCGGAGAGGAAGGCTGAGAGCCGTGTGGCTGGCTCCACCaagacacacagccccaggcCTGAGTCCACCCCAGACATCAAg ACGGTGGCCAGGAGAGAGCGGAGACACGCCCCCGCTGTCACAGCCACCAacggagaaagggaaagaaag CAGTCGCCCCGAGACAGAACCAGCACGGAGATGGTGCGAGTGAGGAAG AAAAGAGCTAAGAAACTTGAGGGTGAAACTATTTATATCAGACATAGCAATTTAATGTTGGAG gaTCTGGATAAGACCCAGACAGAAATCATGCGTCACCACACCAGCATCAGTGAGCTGAAAAGGAGCTTCATGGAGTCCGTGCCAGACCCCAGGCCCAGCGAGTGGGACAAACGCCTGTCCACCAACTCACCGTTCCGCACCGCCAGCATCAACGGCCAGCTGCAGCCGGACGGG AGCCCTGTGATGAAGACGCAAACCATCACTATCTCTGACGTCACCAACTCGGTGCGAGGCACAATAGACAACAAAGAGATCCCCATTGTGCACACCGAGACCAAGACCATCACATACGAGTCAGCACAG CCCGTGGACAGCCTGGCAGAGCGGGACACTGGGATGTTGCTAAGTGCCCAGACCATCACCTCAGAGACAGttagcaccaccaccaccacgcagATCACCAAG ACAGTGAAAGGAGGGATATCAGAGACTCGCATCGAGAAGAGGATTGTCATcactggagacactgagatcGATCATGATAAG GCTCTGGCTCAGGCCATAAAGGAGGCCAAGGAGCAGCATCCAGACATGTCTGTCACCAAAGTGGTCGTGCACCAGGAAACAGAGATCACTCCAGAGTAG